A single window of Nicotiana tomentosiformis chromosome 1, ASM39032v3, whole genome shotgun sequence DNA harbors:
- the LOC104094267 gene encoding ethylene-responsive transcription factor ERF010-like has translation MAGTETTKTTTITNSNTTKSSPQLNKSISRKFVGVRQRPSGRWVAEIKDSSQRVRLWLGTYDTPEEAARAYDEAARALRGENARTNFASTLSNPNSDHDQSINMLQSNDSKHGLSFSSLKAKLSKNLQSIMARNSENKSTSKSRVSDHFTFARIFHFKNNYHQYQSHHMDMKKIEKVVQPSIRVLPQVTDNNNNNDLSSWENLSVSDCSSEWAAFRQHGLDSDNGSSDASEYFLGSDSMAGTWVSSPDIMSSSSEGSRSKRFKVSSSVMVPPTFSESPLHGDNYY, from the coding sequence ATGGCTGGTACAGAAACCACGAAAACCACCACAATCACCAACAGCAACACCACCAAATCATCACCACAACTAAACAAATCAATTTCAAGAAAATTTGTGGGTGTAAGACAAAGACCATCTGGAAGATGGGTTGCTGAGATTAAGGACTCATCTCAACGTGTGAGATTATGGCTAGGAACATATGATACTCCTGAAGAAGCTGCTCGTGCCTACGATGAAGCTGCTCGAGCCTTACGTGGGGAAAATGCACGAACAAATTTTGCTTCTACTCTCTCAAATCCCAACTCAGATCATGATCAATCAATAAATATGTTGCAATCAAATGATAGCAAACATGGTCTCAGTTTTTCTTCGCTAAAAGCTAAGCTAAGCAAGAATTTACAAAGTATCATGGCTAGGAACTCAGAGAATAAGTCAACATCCAAGAGTAGAGTAAGTGACCATTTCACATTTGCTAGAATTTTCCACTTCAAAAACAATTATCACCAATACCAAAGTCATCATATGGACATGAAAAAAATAGAGAAAGTTGTGCAGCCAAGTATTAGAGTACTTCCACAGGTAActgataataacaataataatgatCTATCATCTTGGGAAAATTTAAGTGTGTCGGATTGTAGCAGTGAATGGGCAGCTTTTAGGCAACATGGGCTGGACTCAGATAATGGATCATCTGATGCAAGTGAATATTTTCTTGGTTCAGATTCAATGGCAGGGACGTGGGTTAGTAGTCCAGATATTATGAGCAGTAGCAGTGAAGGATCAAGAAGCAAGAGGTTTAAGGTTTCTTCTTCTGTAATGgttcctcctacttttagtgaaTCTCCCTTACATGGTGATAACTACTACTAG